In a genomic window of Streptomyces katrae:
- a CDS encoding dTMP kinase — MDSPDRTCVPGARLPSFDNGTEQLTRVVEVRAQQNPAESGSRTGRLVAVIGLDGAGKSSQVRMLGEWLRSQGVPGQAHQSVTMAPVRKALNAMAEQEGLADHLELIGGETMRLVSACSQLARVAAFEPILKTSPDIVILDRFVYCQYALAKAEGVGSVDFLRRLLGNAPKPDLTIFLDVSPAEAVRRINIRGIDEESAEFLESFRSAYIDLPEFTEFVSVPGDGDFETVQLAMRQAIIDAFPENFANVAAT, encoded by the coding sequence ATGGATTCACCGGACAGAACTTGTGTCCCTGGTGCGCGCCTTCCCTCCTTCGATAACGGAACGGAACAGCTCACAAGGGTGGTCGAAGTGCGCGCACAGCAAAACCCTGCGGAATCGGGATCCAGGACCGGACGCCTCGTGGCCGTAATAGGTCTGGACGGAGCCGGCAAGTCGTCCCAGGTACGCATGCTCGGCGAATGGCTCCGCTCCCAGGGCGTCCCGGGCCAGGCCCATCAGAGCGTCACCATGGCACCTGTCCGCAAGGCCCTCAACGCCATGGCCGAACAGGAAGGTCTGGCAGACCACTTGGAGCTCATCGGCGGCGAGACCATGCGTCTCGTCTCCGCCTGCTCCCAGCTGGCCCGGGTCGCCGCGTTCGAGCCGATCCTCAAGACGTCCCCCGACATCGTGATCCTCGACCGCTTCGTCTACTGCCAGTACGCCCTGGCCAAGGCGGAAGGGGTTGGTAGCGTAGATTTCCTGCGCAGGCTCCTCGGAAACGCGCCCAAGCCGGATCTCACGATATTCCTGGACGTATCCCCGGCCGAAGCGGTACGCCGGATCAACATACGCGGAATCGACGAAGAGAGCGCGGAGTTCCTCGAATCCTTCCGGTCCGCGTACATCGATCTCCCCGAGTTCACCGAATTCGTTTCGGTTCCGGGTGACGGCGACTTCGAGACGGTGCAGCTCGCGATGAGACAGGCGATCATCGACGCGTTCCCCGAGAACTTCGCGAACGTCGCGGCCACCTGA
- a CDS encoding class II aldolase/adducin family protein — MVRSIPQERQHRLTQLIAALRLFSRWGYDEGEGFAGHFACRDPEVTNAFWVNPVGVHLSMIDVDDLVLLDYEGNVLAGHHPVNIGALVLHSRVHAARPDVVASAHFHSPYGRIWASTGRVLPIISQDTCAFYQDQAVDHEFGGLPHSFEDAQATAESLGDMNTLIMKYHGLLTVGASVEAAAWRYITLERACKAQVLSAGLGPLEPIPHDVALKTQRYVASEESARVQFQPLYDYIEHVDGAWTTDASRMPVVPTATPV, encoded by the coding sequence ATCGTGCGGTCCATCCCTCAGGAGCGGCAGCACCGACTGACGCAACTGATCGCCGCACTCCGCCTGTTCTCCCGATGGGGGTACGACGAAGGCGAGGGCTTCGCCGGACACTTCGCGTGCCGGGACCCCGAAGTGACGAACGCCTTCTGGGTCAACCCCGTCGGGGTGCACCTGTCGATGATCGACGTCGACGATCTCGTACTGCTCGACTACGAGGGCAACGTGCTGGCCGGCCACCACCCCGTCAACATCGGCGCTCTGGTGCTCCACTCCCGCGTGCACGCCGCCCGGCCGGATGTCGTCGCGTCAGCACATTTCCATTCCCCGTACGGACGCATCTGGGCCAGTACCGGCCGGGTACTCCCGATCATCAGCCAGGACACCTGCGCCTTCTACCAGGACCAGGCGGTGGACCACGAATTCGGCGGTCTTCCCCACAGCTTCGAAGACGCCCAGGCAACCGCCGAGTCGCTCGGCGATATGAACACGCTGATCATGAAGTACCACGGCCTGCTCACCGTCGGAGCCTCGGTGGAGGCAGCCGCCTGGCGCTACATCACCCTGGAGAGGGCTTGCAAGGCGCAGGTGCTGTCCGCGGGACTCGGGCCGCTGGAGCCGATTCCGCACGATGTCGCCCTCAAAACGCAGCGCTACGTGGCCTCCGAGGAAAGCGCGCGCGTGCAGTTCCAGCCCCTCTACGACTACATCGAACACGTCGACGGGGCGTGGACCACTGACGCGTCCCGCATGCCCGTGGTGCCCACCGCCACTCCGGTCTGA
- a CDS encoding histidinol-phosphate transaminase — translation MKTQLTRPELDSLPSYLPSPIPLDSSGAPQVNNAARLALNELPFGPLPGVLDAIIAAAGDTNRYPDMAALALRKALADRHGLTPDRIVTGFGSVYLLELLLKAVCAPGQEFVFSQRSYEAYPVVAVGGSLRPVAVPCTDDFRQDLDAMAAAITADTRVALICNPNNPTGTAVTRAELTKFIDSVPESVLVVMDEAYGEFVTDPEVPDGLVEYSDRRNVVVLRTMSKAWGLAGLRLGWLAAAPEVAEAMRKLLAPFATSTIAEAAALAAFGQEDEVRRRVDCITAERARMFPALKEFAPRTPESHANFFWLPMEDPAAFAAHCAAAGVLIRDFPEAARVTVGNPAENDRLLAIIATADRLLEAG, via the coding sequence TTGAAGACTCAGCTCACCCGGCCGGAACTGGACAGCTTGCCGTCCTACCTGCCCAGCCCCATCCCGCTGGACAGCAGTGGGGCTCCGCAGGTGAACAACGCCGCGAGACTCGCGCTCAACGAGCTCCCTTTCGGGCCGCTGCCCGGCGTTCTCGACGCGATCATCGCCGCCGCCGGTGACACCAACCGATATCCCGACATGGCAGCTCTGGCCCTGCGCAAGGCATTGGCCGACCGACACGGACTGACACCGGATCGAATAGTGACCGGCTTCGGGTCGGTCTACCTCCTTGAACTGCTGCTGAAGGCCGTATGCGCACCGGGCCAGGAGTTCGTGTTCTCCCAGCGGTCCTACGAGGCATATCCAGTCGTCGCAGTGGGCGGCAGCCTGCGGCCTGTAGCAGTACCCTGCACCGATGATTTCCGTCAGGATCTCGACGCGATGGCGGCGGCGATAACCGCCGACACCCGAGTGGCCCTCATCTGCAATCCAAACAACCCGACCGGCACTGCCGTCACCCGTGCGGAGCTCACCAAGTTCATCGACTCCGTCCCGGAATCGGTCCTGGTCGTTATGGACGAGGCCTACGGTGAGTTCGTCACGGATCCCGAGGTGCCGGACGGCTTGGTCGAGTACAGCGACCGCCGCAATGTCGTGGTGCTGCGCACCATGTCAAAGGCCTGGGGCCTTGCGGGCCTGCGCCTGGGTTGGCTGGCTGCCGCACCGGAAGTCGCCGAAGCCATGCGCAAGCTCCTCGCCCCCTTTGCCACGAGCACCATCGCCGAAGCCGCCGCACTCGCCGCTTTCGGGCAGGAGGACGAGGTGCGCCGCCGGGTCGACTGCATCACTGCGGAACGTGCCCGCATGTTCCCGGCACTGAAGGAATTCGCACCCCGGACCCCGGAGTCGCACGCCAATTTCTTCTGGCTCCCCATGGAAGATCCCGCAGCCTTCGCGGCACACTGCGCAGCCGCCGGGGTGCTCATCCGCGACTTTCCCGAAGCCGCCCGCGTGACCGTCGGCAACCCCGCAGAAAATGACCGGCTGCTCGCGATAATAGCCACGGCGGACAGACTGCTGGAAGCCGGGTAA
- a CDS encoding nucleotidyltransferase domain-containing protein, whose protein sequence is MFIPLDADGYLINLADAEKVDRPWLPLIESLVDEYRARYPDLASIYVRGSVATGTAVFGYSDLDLIAVTYEESAFDRVWMAEAVERTLSRHSVSVDIDLATTSAKAVLTDRKSGFYIKTQSALMYGEDFAPRISPYRIDPDAFSHLFNLELDLSAVRYAMDGASEALAQTLVLRLVKRVLRAGLELFAERQQVYTRDPRTCCELFGQQYPEKAAAMWSALDLMAGSTDPGECLELIESLIQWLVAERARIYPLEVPKIAFIDDLGV, encoded by the coding sequence GTGTTTATTCCTCTTGACGCCGACGGCTATCTGATAAATCTTGCCGACGCCGAGAAAGTGGACCGGCCGTGGCTCCCGCTGATCGAGAGTCTGGTGGATGAGTACCGGGCACGCTATCCAGATCTCGCCAGCATCTACGTGCGGGGATCGGTCGCCACCGGTACGGCCGTATTCGGATATTCGGATCTCGATCTGATAGCCGTGACGTACGAGGAGAGTGCGTTCGACAGGGTCTGGATGGCCGAGGCTGTCGAACGAACGCTCAGCCGGCACTCGGTTTCGGTGGACATCGATCTCGCGACGACGTCCGCGAAAGCGGTTCTGACGGACCGGAAGAGCGGATTCTACATCAAGACGCAATCGGCTCTGATGTACGGCGAAGACTTTGCGCCACGGATCTCCCCTTATCGGATTGACCCCGACGCGTTCAGTCATCTGTTCAATCTCGAACTCGATCTCTCGGCGGTCCGCTACGCGATGGACGGGGCCTCCGAGGCATTGGCGCAAACCCTGGTCCTGCGACTTGTGAAGCGAGTTCTGCGGGCCGGTCTGGAATTGTTTGCCGAACGGCAGCAGGTATATACGCGCGACCCTCGGACATGCTGCGAGCTCTTCGGGCAACAGTATCCTGAAAAGGCTGCTGCCATGTGGAGCGCTCTGGATCTGATGGCCGGTTCCACCGATCCCGGCGAGTGTCTTGAACTCATCGAATCATTGATTCAGTGGCTGGTGGCCGAGCGGGCGCGTATTTACCCACTGGAAGTGCCGAAGATTGCCTTTATTGACGACCTTGGAGTCTGA
- a CDS encoding PP2C family protein-serine/threonine phosphatase — MGLGRQGNGGSADGAARRVVRILPFVLILLGLVFDVVTPPSFTGSPFFSAAPLIAAPLFSLGATALTGIVSSAAVVALHFYNGTSWKAEALTELVTVLTVSGLALLINRVVRRSGERLASARGIAEAAQRAVLPTPAERIGGLHVAARYEAAQADAFIGGDLYAVQDTPYGVRLAVGDVRGKGLGAVEAVAVVLGAFREAAETEPTLEGLAQRLERALAREGTRRDGLDAVEGFTTCVLGEVPAGAGLLRLVNRGHPEPLLLYADGGLSVLAPAEPALPLGLGELAEGRPDTAGEWPFPAGSTLLLFTDGLTEARDRTGAFYDPAVRLRGRVFPGPEEVLSALSSDVRRHTGGGTTDDMALLAVGRAGEGQPERRRTVPVVRREGGEGDGA, encoded by the coding sequence GTGGGGCTGGGCCGGCAGGGCAACGGTGGGAGCGCGGACGGTGCCGCCCGGCGGGTGGTGCGGATCCTGCCCTTCGTGCTGATCCTCCTCGGGCTGGTCTTCGACGTCGTGACCCCGCCCAGCTTCACGGGTTCCCCCTTCTTCTCCGCCGCCCCGCTGATCGCGGCCCCGCTGTTCAGCCTCGGGGCGACCGCGCTGACCGGGATCGTCTCCTCGGCGGCGGTCGTGGCCCTGCACTTCTACAACGGCACCAGCTGGAAGGCGGAGGCGCTGACCGAGCTGGTGACCGTGCTGACCGTCTCGGGGCTGGCCCTGCTGATCAACCGGGTGGTGCGGCGCAGCGGCGAACGGCTCGCCTCCGCGCGCGGGATCGCCGAGGCCGCCCAGCGGGCCGTGCTGCCGACCCCGGCCGAACGGATCGGCGGGCTGCACGTCGCCGCCCGGTACGAGGCCGCACAGGCCGACGCCTTCATCGGCGGGGACCTCTACGCCGTGCAGGACACCCCGTACGGGGTGCGGCTCGCGGTGGGCGACGTACGGGGCAAGGGGCTCGGCGCGGTGGAGGCCGTCGCGGTGGTGCTGGGGGCCTTCCGGGAGGCGGCGGAGACGGAACCGACCCTGGAGGGGCTGGCGCAGCGGCTGGAGCGGGCGCTGGCGCGCGAGGGCACCCGGCGCGACGGCCTGGACGCGGTGGAGGGTTTCACCACCTGCGTGCTCGGGGAGGTCCCGGCCGGCGCCGGACTGCTGCGGCTGGTCAACCGCGGGCACCCCGAGCCGCTGCTGCTCTACGCGGACGGGGGCCTGTCCGTGCTGGCCCCGGCCGAGCCCGCGCTGCCGCTGGGCCTGGGCGAGCTGGCCGAGGGCCGGCCCGACACGGCCGGGGAGTGGCCGTTCCCGGCCGGCAGCACCCTGCTCCTGTTCACGGACGGGCTGACCGAGGCGCGGGACCGGACGGGGGCCTTCTACGATCCGGCGGTCCGGCTGCGGGGGCGGGTCTTCCCCGGGCCGGAGGAGGTGCTGAGCGCGCTCAGCAGCGACGTGCGCCGGCACACGGGCGGCGGGACGACCGACGACATGGCCCTGCTGGCGGTGGGGCGGGCGGGCGAGGGGCAGCCGGAGCGGCGGCGGACGGTCCCGGTGGTGCGCCGTGAGGGCGGGGAAGGTGACGGTGCGTAG
- a CDS encoding M23 family metallopeptidase has product MASNSPAPEGTELQETPGAGAWGEWNPTEDSARPLRGKHRVLKPRGGLARSSTVLGVGVIAAVGAGGIATAQDRPQVAISVPSLPDLLGGGNHGGAAAAQADSVTVPRQADGQQAAPAQAHGDAGEALRHRILQQAESQQDAAEAQARADAERAARESAAQEARNQKEAADREAEAVRAAAEKAAAEKAAADQAATGQAETKAAADTGSGGGPAVKASGGWSLPTSSYTLTSHYGDSGSMWSSGHHTGLDFAAPTGTPVKAVGGGTVVSAGWSGAYGYRIVLRLQDGTEVWYCHLSSMAVTSGAVGAGDTIGRVGATGNVTGAHLHLEVRKGGSTVDPLTWLTARGLDV; this is encoded by the coding sequence GTGGCCTCCAACTCGCCTGCCCCCGAAGGCACCGAACTCCAGGAGACGCCCGGCGCGGGCGCCTGGGGCGAGTGGAATCCCACGGAGGACTCCGCCCGTCCGCTCCGCGGCAAGCACCGGGTCCTCAAGCCGCGCGGCGGACTCGCCCGTAGCTCGACCGTGCTCGGCGTCGGCGTGATCGCGGCGGTCGGCGCGGGAGGCATCGCCACCGCGCAGGACCGCCCCCAGGTCGCCATATCCGTGCCCTCCCTCCCGGACCTGCTCGGCGGCGGGAACCACGGCGGTGCGGCCGCCGCCCAGGCCGACTCCGTGACCGTTCCCCGGCAGGCCGACGGGCAGCAGGCCGCCCCGGCCCAGGCGCACGGCGACGCGGGCGAGGCGCTGCGCCACCGCATCCTGCAGCAGGCCGAGTCCCAGCAGGACGCCGCCGAGGCCCAGGCCCGGGCGGACGCCGAGCGGGCCGCGCGCGAGAGCGCCGCGCAGGAGGCCCGCAACCAGAAGGAAGCGGCCGACCGGGAGGCCGAGGCGGTCCGCGCGGCCGCCGAGAAGGCCGCCGCGGAGAAGGCGGCCGCGGACCAGGCCGCCACCGGGCAGGCCGAGACCAAGGCGGCGGCGGACACGGGCTCCGGCGGCGGCCCGGCGGTGAAGGCCTCGGGCGGCTGGTCCCTGCCGACCTCCTCCTACACCCTCACCTCGCACTACGGCGACTCCGGCTCCATGTGGTCCTCCGGCCACCACACCGGCCTCGACTTCGCCGCGCCGACCGGGACCCCGGTCAAGGCCGTCGGCGGGGGCACGGTCGTCTCGGCCGGCTGGTCGGGCGCCTACGGCTACCGGATCGTGCTCCGGCTCCAGGACGGCACCGAGGTCTGGTACTGCCACCTGTCCTCGATGGCGGTGACCTCCGGCGCGGTCGGCGCGGGCGACACCATCGGCCGGGTCGGGGCGACCGGCAACGTCACCGGCGCCCACCTGCACCTCGAGGTCCGCAAGGGCGGATCGACGGTCGACCCGCTGACCTGGCTGACCGCCCGGGGCCTCGACGTCTGA
- a CDS encoding PrsW family intramembrane metalloprotease — MLRALSRVLARPSGTARACVLVVLLGATGAAILELVREQTGTAGFFVGLGLALLPVPPLMAAFRWLGRAAPGPWRQLLFCFGWGACTAALIAILANSFATEWMAEAADPSAADLLGSVAVAPVVEECAKAAALFAVFAFRRPPFAGAADGFVFAGFTATGFAFTENVLYLGNAFEEDLAKGAGALDSVTAATFFVRVVLSPFAHPLFTVLTGLGFGMAAFSTRRARRTGLPLLGLALAMAAHAVWNGSSHVGRYGFYWVYGCVMVPVFGLLLWLAVRMRRQRLRVIAAELSVYAAAGWIGPAEVPALASMAARSLARDLARTTGGRPAARAVSRYAADAAALALLRRQARHAGPDGDPGFTERERELLRRLWLRRATAAPALARAAVLEELLPPRSGPPATTHARHARQAVPVAVPAPRRAELSAAPV, encoded by the coding sequence GTGCTCCGAGCGCTCTCCCGTGTGCTCGCACGCCCGTCGGGCACGGCCCGCGCGTGCGTGCTCGTCGTCCTGCTCGGCGCGACCGGGGCCGCGATCCTCGAACTCGTGCGGGAGCAGACCGGTACGGCCGGCTTCTTCGTAGGCCTCGGCCTGGCCCTGCTGCCGGTGCCGCCGCTGATGGCGGCGTTCCGGTGGCTGGGCCGGGCGGCGCCCGGCCCCTGGCGGCAGCTGCTGTTCTGCTTCGGCTGGGGGGCCTGCACCGCGGCGCTGATCGCGATACTGGCCAACAGTTTCGCGACGGAGTGGATGGCCGAGGCCGCCGACCCCTCCGCGGCCGACCTCCTCGGCTCGGTGGCGGTGGCTCCGGTCGTGGAGGAGTGCGCGAAGGCAGCGGCCCTGTTCGCGGTGTTCGCCTTCCGAAGACCGCCGTTCGCCGGCGCGGCCGACGGTTTCGTCTTCGCCGGGTTCACGGCGACCGGCTTCGCCTTCACCGAGAACGTCCTCTACCTGGGCAACGCCTTCGAGGAGGACCTGGCCAAGGGCGCTGGCGCCCTGGACTCGGTGACGGCGGCGACCTTCTTCGTCCGGGTCGTGCTCTCCCCCTTCGCGCACCCGCTGTTCACCGTGCTCACGGGCCTCGGCTTCGGCATGGCCGCGTTCAGCACCCGCCGCGCCCGCCGGACCGGGCTCCCGCTGCTCGGCCTCGCCCTGGCCATGGCGGCGCACGCGGTGTGGAACGGCTCGTCGCACGTGGGGAGGTACGGGTTCTACTGGGTCTACGGCTGCGTGATGGTCCCGGTGTTCGGGCTGCTGCTGTGGCTGGCGGTGCGGATGCGGCGCCAGCGGCTGCGGGTCATCGCCGCCGAGCTGTCGGTGTACGCGGCCGCGGGGTGGATCGGTCCGGCGGAGGTGCCGGCGCTGGCCTCGATGGCGGCCCGCTCCCTGGCGCGGGACCTCGCCCGCACCACCGGGGGCCGTCCCGCCGCCCGCGCGGTGTCCCGTTACGCGGCGGACGCCGCCGCCCTGGCCCTGCTGCGCCGGCAGGCCCGGCACGCGGGCCCGGACGGGGACCCCGGCTTCACGGAGCGGGAGCGGGAACTGCTGCGCCGGCTCTGGCTGCGCCGGGCGACGGCCGCGCCGGCCCTGGCCCGGGCGGCGGTGCTGGAGGAACTGCTCCCGCCACGCTCCGGCCCACCGGCCACGACCCACGCGCGCCATGCGCGGCAGGCGGTCCCGGTGGCCGTACCGGCCCCGAGGCGCGCGGAACTCTCCGCGGCCCCGGTCTGA
- the trmB gene encoding tRNA (guanosine(46)-N7)-methyltransferase TrmB: MSESLNPQPSLPDAPPEADAYVPPKWRTEPRFPDGPAPDPAGSHHERRIRSFQPRRSRVTTGQGEALKRLWGTWGLDIDGREVIDLDRLFGGLPVVLEIGFGMGEATAQMAAADPTTGILAADVHTPGQGNLLALAERGGMTNVRVANGDAIILLREMLPPASLAGMRVYFPDPWPKARHHKRRLIQPEFLDLAATRLAPGALLHCATDWEPYAEQMLEVLTAHPEFENTQADGGYAPRPEFRPLTRFEGQGLDKGHVVHDLLFTRTEPNAEPKNR, translated from the coding sequence GTGTCTGAGTCCCTGAACCCCCAGCCCAGCCTCCCCGACGCACCGCCGGAGGCAGACGCGTACGTGCCGCCCAAGTGGCGGACCGAGCCGCGGTTTCCCGACGGCCCCGCGCCCGACCCCGCCGGCTCGCACCACGAGCGCCGGATCCGCAGCTTCCAGCCGCGCCGCAGCCGGGTCACCACCGGCCAGGGCGAGGCGCTCAAGCGCCTCTGGGGCACCTGGGGCCTGGACATCGACGGCCGCGAGGTCATCGACCTCGACCGCCTCTTCGGCGGCCTCCCCGTAGTCCTGGAGATCGGCTTCGGCATGGGCGAGGCGACCGCCCAGATGGCCGCCGCCGACCCCACCACCGGCATCCTCGCCGCCGACGTCCACACCCCCGGCCAGGGCAACCTCCTCGCCCTCGCCGAGCGCGGCGGGATGACGAACGTCCGCGTGGCGAACGGCGACGCCATCATCCTGCTCCGCGAGATGCTGCCGCCCGCCTCCCTCGCGGGGATGCGCGTGTACTTCCCGGACCCCTGGCCCAAGGCCCGCCACCACAAGCGCCGCCTGATCCAGCCGGAGTTCCTCGACCTGGCCGCCACCCGCCTGGCGCCCGGCGCGCTGCTGCACTGCGCGACCGACTGGGAACCGTACGCCGAGCAGATGCTCGAAGTGCTCACCGCGCACCCCGAGTTCGAGAACACCCAGGCCGACGGCGGCTACGCCCCGCGCCCGGAGTTCCGCCCGCTCACCCGGTTCGAGGGCCAGGGCCTCGACAAGGGGCACGTCGTACACGACCTCCTCTTCACTCGCACAGAACCCAACGCAGAACCCAAGAACCGATAA
- the lhgO gene encoding L-2-hydroxyglutarate oxidase: MQDAGVGGVSVGGGVDCDVLVIGGGIVGLSTAHALSSLAPGTRVTVLEKESGPALHQTGRNSGVIHSGIYYRPGSLKARFAVRGAAEMVKFCAEHGIAHEVTGKLIVATDRSELPRLHSLVQRGRENGIPVRELGPAQIAEYEPEVSGLAAIHVGTTGIVDYGQVAAQLAESSGAEIVYGAEVDLISRRPSAVAVRTTSGRVVRARVLVNCAGLQCDRIARLAGDDPGMRIIPFRGEYHDLARPSLVRGLVYPVPDPAFPFLGVHLTRGIGGGVHVGPNAVPALAREGYRWSTVRPRDLGTELAWPGSWRMAARHWRYGAGEIHRSLSKAAFTEAVRRLLPAVTEADLTPAAAGVRAQAVLRDGTLVDDFLIREAPRTVHVLNAPSPAATASLPIGREIAGRALRVLQSA; encoded by the coding sequence GTGCAAGATGCAGGGGTGGGAGGTGTCAGCGTGGGCGGCGGTGTGGACTGCGATGTGCTGGTGATCGGTGGCGGGATCGTCGGCCTGTCGACGGCGCATGCCCTGTCGAGCCTGGCGCCCGGGACCCGCGTGACCGTGCTGGAGAAGGAGTCCGGGCCCGCCCTGCACCAGACGGGCCGCAACAGCGGGGTGATCCACAGCGGCATCTACTACCGCCCCGGCTCCCTCAAGGCGCGCTTCGCGGTGCGCGGGGCCGCCGAGATGGTGAAGTTCTGCGCGGAGCACGGCATCGCGCACGAGGTGACCGGCAAGCTGATCGTCGCCACGGACCGCTCCGAGCTGCCGCGCCTGCACTCCCTGGTCCAGCGCGGCCGGGAGAACGGCATCCCGGTGCGCGAGCTGGGACCGGCGCAGATAGCGGAGTACGAGCCGGAGGTCAGCGGCCTGGCCGCGATCCACGTCGGCACCACCGGGATCGTGGACTACGGCCAAGTGGCCGCGCAGCTCGCCGAGTCCTCCGGGGCGGAGATCGTCTACGGCGCCGAGGTGGACCTGATCTCACGCCGCCCGTCCGCGGTCGCGGTGCGCACCACCTCGGGGCGGGTGGTGCGGGCGCGGGTGCTGGTGAACTGCGCGGGCCTGCAGTGCGACCGGATCGCCCGGCTGGCCGGTGACGACCCGGGCATGCGGATCATCCCCTTCCGGGGCGAGTACCACGACCTGGCCCGGCCCTCGCTGGTGCGCGGGCTGGTCTATCCCGTCCCCGACCCGGCGTTCCCCTTCCTCGGGGTGCACCTCACGCGCGGCATCGGCGGCGGGGTCCACGTCGGCCCGAACGCCGTACCGGCGCTGGCCCGCGAGGGCTACCGCTGGAGCACCGTCCGGCCGCGCGACCTCGGCACCGAGCTGGCCTGGCCGGGATCCTGGCGGATGGCCGCGCGGCACTGGCGGTACGGGGCGGGCGAGATCCACCGCTCCCTGTCGAAGGCGGCCTTCACCGAGGCCGTACGCCGCCTGCTGCCCGCCGTCACGGAAGCGGACCTCACCCCCGCCGCGGCGGGGGTCCGGGCGCAGGCCGTCCTGCGGGACGGGACGCTGGTGGACGACTTCCTCATCCGCGAGGCCCCCCGCACGGTGCACGTCCTGAACGCCCCCTCCCCCGCGGCGACGGCCTCCCTCCCGATCGGCCGCGAAATCGCCGGCCGCGCCCTGCGCGTCCTCCAGTCGGCCTGA
- a CDS encoding sporulation protein — MSRELREPNEKLGAVLALAGISNAGLARRVNDLGAQRGLTLRYDKTSVARWVSKGMVPQGAAPHLIAAAIGAKLGRPVPLHEIGLADADPAPEVGLAFPRDVGAAVRSATDLYRLDLAGRRGGGGIWQSLAGSFSVSAYATPASRWLISPADSSVAREPGPASDPGPPVPAGGVGAVRTAAPVRAASVAAPRRTPEAPAQGVVPVRPGTETAAPAPVTAPAAVLPDASPQRVGHSDVTKLREAAEDARRWDSKYGGGDWRSSMVPECLRVDAAPLLLGSYTDEVGRALFGATAELTRLAGWMAFDTGQQEAAQRYYIQALRLARAAADVPLGGYVLASMSLQATYRDFPDEGVDLAQAAVERNRGLATARTMSFFRLVEARAHAKAGDSAAAGSALRAAEGWLERSREGDPDPTWLGFYSYDRFAADAAECYRDLKLPRQVRRFTEQALSRPTEEYVRSHGLRLVVSAVAELESGNLDAACAAGTRAVEVAGRISSARTTEYVRDLLHRLEPYGDEPRVAELRERARPLLVTPA, encoded by the coding sequence ATGTCCAGGGAGCTCCGCGAGCCCAACGAGAAGCTCGGCGCCGTCCTCGCCCTGGCGGGCATCAGCAACGCGGGACTGGCCCGGCGGGTCAACGACCTGGGAGCGCAGCGCGGTCTGACGCTCCGGTACGACAAGACCTCGGTCGCGCGGTGGGTGTCGAAGGGGATGGTGCCGCAGGGCGCGGCCCCGCACCTGATCGCCGCCGCGATCGGCGCGAAGCTGGGGCGTCCGGTGCCGCTGCACGAGATCGGCCTGGCCGATGCCGACCCCGCGCCGGAGGTCGGGCTGGCCTTCCCGCGCGACGTCGGCGCGGCCGTGCGGTCGGCGACGGACCTGTACCGGCTCGACCTCGCGGGGCGGCGCGGCGGTGGCGGGATCTGGCAGTCGCTCGCCGGTTCCTTCTCGGTGTCCGCCTACGCGACGCCGGCCTCTCGGTGGCTGATATCGCCCGCGGACAGCTCGGTGGCCCGCGAGCCCGGCCCCGCCTCCGACCCCGGACCGCCCGTCCCCGCGGGCGGTGTCGGCGCCGTACGTACGGCGGCTCCGGTGCGCGCCGCCTCCGTCGCCGCGCCCCGGCGCACTCCGGAAGCCCCCGCGCAGGGCGTTGTGCCCGTCCGCCCCGGGACGGAAACCGCCGCGCCGGCACCGGTCACCGCCCCCGCGGCGGTGCTCCCGGACGCCTCCCCTCAGCGGGTGGGCCACAGCGACGTGACCAAGCTGCGCGAGGCCGCCGAGGACGCGCGCCGCTGGGACTCCAAGTACGGCGGCGGGGACTGGCGTTCGTCGATGGTCCCCGAGTGCCTGCGGGTGGACGCGGCGCCGCTGCTGCTCGGCTCCTACACGGACGAGGTGGGCCGCGCCCTGTTCGGGGCGACCGCGGAGCTGACCCGGCTGGCCGGGTGGATGGCCTTCGACACCGGCCAGCAGGAGGCGGCCCAGCGCTACTACATCCAGGCGCTGCGCCTGGCCCGCGCGGCCGCCGACGTGCCGCTCGGCGGGTACGTGCTGGCCTCGATGTCCCTCCAGGCGACCTACCGGGACTTCCCCGACGAGGGCGTGGACCTGGCCCAGGCGGCCGTCGAACGCAACCGCGGCCTGGCCACCGCCCGCACCATGAGCTTCTTCCGCCTGGTGGAGGCCCGGGCCCACGCGAAGGCGGGGGACTCGGCGGCGGCCGGTTCGGCCCTGCGTGCGGCGGAGGGCTGGCTGGAGCGCTCCCGCGAGGGGGATCCCGACCCGACCTGGCTGGGTTTCTACTCGTACGACCGTTTCGCGGCGGATGCCGCGGAATGCTACCGGGACCTCAAACTCCCCCGGCAGGTCCGCCGCTTCACCGAGCAGGCCCTGTCCCGCCCCACGGAGGAGTACGTGCGCTCGCACGGCCTGCGCCTGGTGGTGAGCGCGGTCGCCGAGCTGGAGTCGGGCAACCTCGACGCGGCCTGCGCCGCCGGCACCCGGGCCGTGGAGGTCGCGGGCCGCATCTCCTCCGCCCGCACCACCGAGTACGTGCGGGACCTGCTGCACCGCCTGGAGCCGTACGGGGACGAGCCGCGCGTCGCCGAGCTGCGCGAACGTGCCCGGCCGCTGCTGGTGACTCCCGCGTAG